Proteins encoded within one genomic window of Methanosarcina barkeri str. Wiesmoor:
- a CDS encoding YihY/virulence factor BrkB family protein, which yields MSLGYVRNLVTRTIKEWMEDNAMTYSAALAYYFVLSLPALLLFSVSIGSIFLKSENLQSKIINNLQGAVDERIINMIILLFERIPEINSLSISALIGFIFLLWSASNVFRQLKNFLERAWDIKPVESNNIKDFIRDAIMSFFIVILFGGLLAMSIFIEGFVYAASNLFQQFLPFSPLIADYTGSIVSFLILVLFFILVYRVLPDRSFDLKSIFVGAFVTAVLVTIGKYVIVLFIAYSNPTDVYGAIGSIIGLFLLFYYSSIMITLGAEFTKVYSES from the coding sequence ATGAGCTTGGGGTACGTAAGAAATCTGGTTACCAGAACAATAAAGGAATGGATGGAAGATAATGCAATGACTTACAGCGCCGCGCTGGCTTATTATTTTGTACTGAGTCTTCCTGCTCTCTTATTGTTTTCAGTATCCATAGGAAGTATTTTTTTGAAATCTGAAAATCTTCAGAGTAAAATAATAAACAACTTGCAAGGAGCTGTTGATGAGAGAATCATCAATATGATAATTCTACTTTTTGAACGTATTCCGGAAATAAATTCTCTTTCAATAAGTGCATTAATAGGTTTTATATTTCTTCTCTGGAGTGCAAGTAACGTTTTCAGGCAGTTGAAAAATTTCCTTGAGAGAGCATGGGATATCAAACCCGTTGAATCAAACAACATTAAAGATTTTATCAGAGATGCAATCATGTCCTTTTTTATTGTTATACTCTTTGGAGGGTTGCTCGCAATGAGCATATTTATTGAAGGATTTGTTTATGCGGCTTCAAATTTGTTCCAGCAATTTCTACCATTTTCACCTTTAATTGCTGATTATACAGGTTCAATAGTCAGCTTCCTTATTCTTGTGCTGTTTTTTATACTTGTGTATAGAGTGCTTCCAGATAGGAGTTTTGACTTGAAATCGATTTTTGTAGGAGCTTTCGTAACAGCAGTTCTTGTAACAATAGGAAAATATGTTATTGTACTTTTTATTGCATACAGTAACCCAACAGACGTCTATGGAGCAATAGGGTCTATTATAGGGTTATTTCTTCTATTTTACTATTCCTCAATTATGATTACGCTTGGTGCGGAGTTCACAAAAGTTTATTCGGAATCTTAA
- the modA gene encoding molybdate ABC transporter substrate-binding protein encodes MRKELIVLLVILGVFLAIGCTGNGNEATNETDNSVVAETSSSEQNPDAITVSAAASLTEAFTDIESQFETENPDVDVNFNFAGSGNLRQQIEGGAPVDVFASANQNHMDILAGEKLIENSTRKDFAQNSLVLIVPTNSDLNITGIKDLTAPEVEKISIGNPETAPVGKYATQALTEAGIWDQIKDKTILAEDVKQVLTYVERGEVDAGFVYMTDAKTADPGTIKIVATVPVNTSISYPIAVVSDSDNKEEAQEFVDFITGDEGQEILEKYGFTPESE; translated from the coding sequence ATGAGAAAAGAACTGATAGTTCTGTTAGTAATATTAGGCGTATTCCTTGCAATAGGATGTACTGGTAATGGAAATGAAGCTACAAACGAAACTGATAACTCAGTCGTAGCAGAAACTTCGTCTTCCGAGCAGAACCCTGATGCTATAACAGTATCTGCAGCTGCCAGTCTTACCGAAGCCTTTACTGACATAGAATCCCAGTTTGAAACTGAAAACCCTGACGTAGATGTGAATTTCAATTTTGCAGGGTCAGGGAATCTACGTCAGCAGATTGAAGGAGGAGCTCCTGTTGATGTTTTTGCTTCGGCTAACCAGAACCACATGGACATACTTGCCGGTGAGAAACTGATAGAAAACAGTACAAGGAAAGACTTTGCTCAGAACTCCCTTGTGCTTATAGTCCCTACAAACAGCGACCTCAATATAACTGGAATAAAAGACCTGACAGCCCCTGAAGTAGAGAAAATCAGTATTGGAAACCCCGAAACTGCCCCGGTAGGCAAATATGCAACCCAGGCATTGACCGAAGCAGGAATCTGGGACCAGATAAAAGATAAGACGATACTTGCTGAAGACGTCAAACAAGTACTTACATACGTGGAAAGAGGAGAAGTGGATGCAGGTTTTGTGTACATGACCGATGCAAAGACCGCAGATCCTGGAACTATAAAAATCGTTGCCACTGTCCCTGTAAATACTTCTATCAGTTATCCCATAGCCGTGGTTTCTGATTCTGATAACAAAGAGGAAGCACAGGAATTCGTGGATTTCATAACTGGAGACGAAGGACAGGAAATACTGGAAAAATATGGATTTACTCCCGAATCCGAATAA
- the modB gene encoding molybdate ABC transporter permease subunit, with the protein MISMLDKIWFPISITFRIAALSSFLVLCSGVFLAYIFARRDFRGKELAELLVTLPLVLPPTVIGYLLVILVGRNGLLGHFIYNFFGTGILFTWQAGVIAAYTVSLPLMVRTAQAAIEAVDKELEYAAYVLGRSEIETAFLITLPLAKKGILAGLVLSFARAVGEFGATLMLAGNIPGKTNTMSISIYSAFQAGNNELANFLVLVLTLMSLLSIALTGKIASRGKLEV; encoded by the coding sequence ATGATCTCTATGTTGGACAAGATCTGGTTTCCTATATCTATTACATTCCGGATAGCTGCCCTCTCTTCCTTTCTCGTACTGTGCAGCGGAGTATTCCTGGCTTATATATTTGCAAGACGTGATTTTCGGGGAAAAGAACTTGCAGAGTTGCTAGTAACACTTCCTCTGGTCCTTCCACCCACTGTAATTGGCTATCTTCTGGTTATTCTTGTAGGTAGAAACGGACTTCTTGGCCACTTCATTTACAATTTTTTTGGCACAGGGATCCTGTTTACCTGGCAGGCTGGAGTTATTGCGGCTTATACGGTTTCCCTCCCACTTATGGTAAGAACTGCACAAGCAGCCATTGAAGCCGTGGATAAAGAGCTTGAATACGCAGCTTATGTTCTTGGAAGAAGTGAAATTGAAACTGCTTTCCTGATAACCTTGCCACTTGCAAAAAAGGGTATTCTGGCAGGTCTGGTGCTCAGTTTTGCACGAGCTGTCGGAGAATTTGGCGCCACTCTCATGCTTGCAGGAAACATCCCGGGAAAAACAAACACTATGTCAATTTCAATATACAGCGCTTTTCAAGCAGGAAACAACGAACTTGCCAATTTCCTGGTTTTAGTTCTTACTCTTATGTCCTTGCTGTCCATTGCTCTTACTGGAAAAATTGCTAGCAGAGGAAAGTTAGAGGTATAA
- a CDS encoding GNAT family N-acetyltransferase, giving the protein MPLSLHPINTERLYLLPATSELYLLELHDRPAFALTLNAHVPAEWPPDQITPEVIEDFIGRIQARDRKLWSFYWVLSRKSTEQPVLIGSGGFLAHKKGTVEIGYSLLESYHGRGYATEAVQSMIQWALSSLKSDSIVAYTYPHLKASIRVLEKNGFILKGEGPEEGTIAYEFLNEN; this is encoded by the coding sequence ATGCCTCTTTCCCTACACCCTATCAATACCGAACGTCTATATCTGCTCCCTGCCACCTCGGAGCTGTATCTTCTGGAACTGCACGACCGCCCAGCATTTGCTTTAACTCTCAATGCTCATGTCCCTGCAGAATGGCCACCTGACCAAATAACCCCTGAAGTGATAGAAGATTTTATCGGGCGAATTCAGGCCAGGGACCGGAAACTCTGGAGTTTTTACTGGGTTCTCTCACGGAAAAGTACTGAACAACCTGTTCTGATAGGGAGCGGAGGATTTCTTGCTCACAAGAAAGGAACAGTTGAAATAGGATATTCTTTGCTTGAATCATATCATGGCAGAGGATATGCAACTGAAGCTGTTCAATCAATGATTCAATGGGCTCTTTCCAGCCTCAAAAGCGATAGTATAGTAGCCTATACATACCCTCATCTTAAAGCTTCAATTCGCGTCCTGGAAAAGAATGGTTTTATTTTAAAAGGAGAAGGGCCGGAAGAAGGAACAATAGCTTACGAATTTCTGAATGAAAATTAA
- a CDS encoding carboxymuconolactone decarboxylase family protein, giving the protein MTENPLQVIVDKDPQLFALLENTRELAFVEDGIPLKYKFLLAMSLDAANGAVNGVKFLAVQAMQAGATKEEVMQAIRITQYIFGVGSVYTASEALKDIL; this is encoded by the coding sequence TTGACAGAAAATCCACTACAGGTTATTGTAGACAAGGATCCTCAATTATTTGCTCTACTCGAAAATACACGCGAACTTGCTTTCGTGGAGGACGGAATACCCCTCAAGTACAAGTTCCTGCTTGCAATGTCCCTGGATGCAGCTAATGGTGCGGTAAACGGAGTAAAGTTCCTTGCAGTTCAGGCGATGCAGGCAGGGGCGACAAAAGAAGAAGTAATGCAGGCGATAAGAATAACTCAGTATATTTTTGGAGTTGGAAGCGTTTATACAGCTTCGGAGGCTCTTAAGGACATTCTGTAG
- a CDS encoding DUF2795 domain-containing protein, with translation METENKSEYITELPVEIQKMLKNLDFPIERNGIIEQARNSKAIPDILRELGMLPDKKYNSAEDIAEELHKVYMGVPA, from the coding sequence ATGGAAACTGAAAATAAATCTGAATACATTACTGAACTTCCTGTTGAAATTCAAAAGATGTTAAAAAATCTGGATTTTCCTATAGAAAGGAACGGGATTATTGAACAAGCAAGAAATAGTAAAGCAATTCCGGATATACTGCGGGAACTTGGCATGCTTCCTGACAAAAAGTACAATAGTGCTGAAGATATCGCAGAGGAACTTCATAAAGTTTACATGGGTGTTCCAGCCTAA
- a CDS encoding IS5-like element ISMba15 family transposase: MIITKPPLIPLNEDFKWQLLSEILNVFDLRFCKQTLTRRGIVPLHRSVPTIKIVLLSMFFSCEISYAIKELKERESLRNFLKISLVPTEKEVYGILSKYEPQEFTAFVFEILNDLCPKRKNGSRDIIIDSTDINLNLNWHAKKITKESLKNKEYKWGHSTHRGFFIGMKLTLALDSQTLKPLAFLINEANVAESKIYPEILKELKRKRIIKAGDVIYADRGYYSYENYVISVRNFKVVPLIFPRKNCNFKKLFNMFRYPLKIFDLRRNTEKEIKFYKEIIAKFKELISKWKELRSVRSIIEDVFKIAKKAYSMENLHRYTRSSVQKYCSLAVLLVGVTVNYGINERKELQAFSE, encoded by the coding sequence GTGATTATTACGAAACCTCCACTTATACCACTAAATGAAGATTTCAAATGGCAATTGTTGTCCGAAATATTAAATGTTTTTGATTTGAGATTCTGTAAGCAAACTCTTACAAGGAGGGGCATTGTGCCCCTCCACAGATCAGTACCTACTATAAAAATTGTTCTTCTAAGCATGTTTTTTTCTTGTGAAATCTCTTATGCTATAAAGGAATTAAAAGAAAGAGAAAGCTTGAGAAACTTTTTAAAAATCAGTTTAGTACCAACTGAAAAGGAAGTTTATGGCATTCTTAGTAAGTATGAACCCCAAGAGTTTACTGCTTTTGTTTTTGAAATATTGAATGATTTATGCCCTAAGAGAAAAAATGGATCAAGAGACATTATTATTGATAGTACTGACATAAACCTTAACCTGAACTGGCACGCTAAAAAGATTACCAAAGAAAGCCTAAAAAACAAAGAATACAAGTGGGGCCATTCAACCCATAGAGGTTTCTTCATTGGTATGAAACTTACTCTTGCACTTGATTCTCAAACATTAAAACCTTTAGCGTTTCTGATTAATGAAGCAAATGTAGCAGAATCTAAAATTTATCCTGAAATACTTAAAGAACTTAAAAGAAAGAGAATAATAAAAGCAGGTGACGTTATCTATGCTGATAGAGGATACTATTCCTATGAAAACTACGTTATATCTGTAAGAAATTTTAAGGTAGTACCTTTAATTTTTCCAAGGAAAAACTGTAATTTTAAGAAACTTTTCAATATGTTTAGATATCCTCTGAAAATATTTGATTTAAGAAGAAATACTGAAAAAGAAATTAAATTCTACAAAGAAATAATTGCAAAGTTTAAAGAGTTAATAAGCAAATGGAAAGAACTCAGATCTGTAAGGTCAATCATAGAAGATGTATTCAAAATAGCGAAGAAAGCATACTCTATGGAGAATTTACACAGATATACAAGGAGTTCTGTCCAAAAGTACTGTTCTTTAGCTGTACTTTTAGTAGGGGTAACTGTAAATTACGGTATTAATGAAAGGAAGGAATTGCAAGCCTTCTCTGAATGA
- a CDS encoding methyltransferase, protein MESKIDDKKEPYTEVNAQATDKNKVERELDASIKLKNEEETRKILDLMQKPEIDFDCFFKFIDSSIQGLKEYKLIVSALELGVFEALKSPLSAEELAEKLGCDPLLMPYFCEALHSLGFLDRFEEGIDKEEEKAQIVKIDAITSQDKGKSETESENHDNGTKDGDAVYLVSELSATYLLKSSPFSQQHYLAERLRNVERWARLPQIIKQGPDVVEKGPFFGEVVHCMAENARCGLLQETVQVVMQNVDFTNVKKLLDIGGGHGLYAIAFSKLNEDLQAFVFDLQPVTGETRYFIEKYGASRVDTIPGDFFKDELGSGYDLIFSSFNPGGKVPSLIPKLAEALNPGGVFVTRQMPDEKMKSSPLISLDWNLWTFEGVKKGGSGYSFENSVPFNEYIKLLGNYGLEVFRALDMTDGSRIVFARKAT, encoded by the coding sequence ATGGAAAGTAAAATTGATGATAAAAAAGAACCTTATACTGAAGTTAATGCACAAGCTACAGATAAAAACAAAGTAGAACGTGAACTCGACGCTAGCATAAAGCTTAAAAATGAAGAAGAGACCCGAAAAATTCTGGATTTAATGCAAAAGCCTGAGATCGATTTTGATTGTTTTTTCAAGTTTATCGATTCTTCTATTCAGGGTTTAAAGGAATATAAGCTGATTGTTTCGGCTCTTGAGCTCGGAGTGTTTGAAGCACTTAAATCTCCTTTGTCAGCGGAGGAACTGGCTGAAAAGCTTGGCTGTGATCCTTTGCTCATGCCTTATTTTTGTGAAGCTCTCCATAGTCTCGGGTTCCTTGACAGGTTTGAGGAGGGAATAGACAAGGAAGAAGAAAAGGCGCAGATTGTAAAAATAGATGCAATCACCAGTCAAGACAAAGGAAAATCTGAAACCGAATCTGAGAACCATGATAACGGAACAAAGGATGGCGATGCAGTGTACCTTGTCTCGGAACTCAGTGCAACTTATCTCCTAAAAAGTTCTCCGTTTTCTCAGCAACATTACCTTGCTGAAAGGCTCAGAAATGTCGAACGCTGGGCTCGCCTTCCTCAGATTATAAAACAGGGTCCCGATGTTGTTGAGAAAGGACCTTTTTTCGGGGAAGTTGTCCACTGTATGGCTGAAAATGCACGCTGTGGTCTGCTTCAAGAAACTGTACAGGTTGTCATGCAGAATGTTGACTTTACAAATGTCAAAAAGCTGCTTGACATCGGAGGAGGCCACGGGCTTTATGCAATCGCTTTTTCAAAGCTGAATGAAGACCTTCAGGCTTTCGTATTCGACCTTCAACCCGTTACTGGAGAAACAAGATATTTCATAGAAAAATATGGAGCTTCAAGAGTGGATACAATTCCGGGAGATTTTTTTAAAGATGAACTCGGAAGTGGCTATGACCTTATTTTTTCTTCCTTTAACCCCGGAGGAAAAGTGCCTTCCTTAATCCCCAAGCTTGCTGAAGCCTTAAATCCTGGAGGCGTTTTCGTAACCAGGCAGATGCCTGATGAAAAAATGAAATCAAGCCCACTTATCAGCCTTGACTGGAACCTCTGGACTTTTGAAGGTGTGAAAAAAGGAGGATCCGGTTACAGTTTCGAAAACAGCGTCCCCTTTAATGAGTATATAAAGCTGCTTGGCAATTACGGGCTTGAAGTCTTCCGTGCTCTTGACATGACGGACGGCTCAAGGATTGTATTTGCGCGGAAAGCAACCTGA
- a CDS encoding PAS domain-containing protein — protein MSGKDDSTVNKDKMTNELEASNDIVCSQVKVSGEKGKISDLIFRDGSHIIENVLDTMVNPVSYKDKNGVFLLVNEAHARTIIGLPKEEVIGRTLLELARKFSDSPRKYIVEKNDLLEGYNEEGCNEWIRIENEILNHGGTRTIEQELIVADGTTKTFILNKSALCDEEGETIGIVTVMQDITELRKTEKILKESLSSKNELSEQIKKNEEMYKTILEKTGQMVYNCDILADKVDWLGSVEEVTGYTPEELKGAGVNLWMQYVHPEDRHKLWINNENHMKNGGNFRLEYRFRKKNGGYACLEENGTDILDSSGGISRVIGVVKDITEQKFASQNLQESEERYRTAAEQTGQLVFDFRIETHKVEWAGAIREITGYSPEEFKNFGESSWIEHLHPEDRTKMIKSMENFFRKKARIQAEFRFRKKDGKYIYVEIRGIWLNDEKEKVYRAIGVMKDITEWKCTLEKIEASEIKYRSLIQNFQGIAFQTDKNFIPIFIHGAVEEITGHTEEELMSRGKWKEIILPEDLPLILKEEERIRDSPGRKYAKVDFRIIHRDGKIRWLHEIYQKILGKDGKPKFYQGTIYDITERKETEEFLANIKIARQREIHHRIKNNLQVISSLLDLQAEKFNNMECVTNSEVLEAFRESQDRVLSISLIHEELHEGEGTEKLNFSPYLKKLIGNLFQTYRLGDAAISLKTELEENIFFDMDIAVPLGLIVNELVSNSLKHAFSNGKNGEIRIRLSRNDKLRHLREGIGQEGESTEFNLTVSDNGKGIPETVDFENPETLGLQLVSILVNQLEGEIKLKRENGTEFSMRFKVKNKL, from the coding sequence ATGTCAGGAAAGGACGATAGCACGGTAAACAAAGATAAAATGACAAACGAGCTAGAAGCCTCAAATGATATAGTTTGTAGCCAGGTAAAAGTATCTGGTGAAAAAGGCAAGATCTCAGATCTTATTTTTCGGGATGGTTCTCATATTATAGAAAATGTGCTTGATACTATGGTCAATCCTGTCTCATACAAGGATAAAAATGGTGTTTTCCTTCTTGTAAATGAGGCGCATGCAAGGACGATCATTGGTCTTCCAAAAGAAGAGGTTATCGGGAGAACACTCCTCGAACTCGCCAGGAAATTTTCGGATAGTCCCAGAAAATATATTGTAGAAAAGAATGACCTTCTGGAAGGTTATAACGAGGAAGGCTGTAACGAATGGATCCGGATTGAAAATGAAATTCTGAATCATGGTGGAACGAGAACCATAGAACAGGAACTTATAGTTGCGGACGGGACAACAAAGACTTTTATTTTAAATAAATCAGCCTTATGCGACGAAGAAGGGGAGACTATAGGGATTGTTACTGTAATGCAGGATATAACCGAACTCAGAAAGACGGAAAAAATCCTGAAAGAAAGTCTCAGTTCTAAAAATGAACTGAGTGAACAAATTAAGAAAAATGAGGAAATGTACAAAACAATTCTGGAAAAAACAGGGCAGATGGTATATAATTGTGACATCCTGGCTGATAAGGTCGACTGGCTTGGTTCGGTTGAAGAAGTTACGGGATACACGCCTGAAGAATTAAAAGGTGCAGGTGTGAACTTATGGATGCAGTACGTTCACCCTGAGGACAGGCATAAACTCTGGATAAACAATGAAAACCATATGAAAAATGGAGGAAACTTCCGTCTGGAATACCGGTTCCGAAAAAAGAATGGCGGCTATGCTTGTCTTGAGGAAAACGGAACCGATATACTGGACTCAAGCGGAGGTATAAGCAGGGTCATTGGAGTTGTAAAAGATATAACAGAACAGAAGTTTGCAAGCCAAAACCTGCAAGAAAGTGAGGAAAGATACCGCACCGCAGCTGAACAGACAGGGCAGTTAGTATTTGATTTCAGGATTGAGACACATAAGGTTGAATGGGCAGGAGCCATCCGGGAAATAACAGGATATTCTCCGGAAGAGTTCAAAAATTTTGGTGAATCTTCATGGATAGAGCATCTCCACCCCGAAGATAGGACCAAGATGATTAAAAGTATGGAGAACTTCTTCAGGAAAAAAGCGAGAATTCAGGCGGAGTTCAGGTTCAGGAAAAAAGATGGAAAATATATCTACGTTGAAATCCGGGGCATCTGGCTAAATGATGAAAAGGAGAAAGTTTACAGGGCCATTGGTGTAATGAAAGACATCACAGAATGGAAATGCACGCTGGAAAAAATTGAAGCGAGTGAAATAAAATATCGTTCTCTCATACAGAATTTCCAGGGTATTGCCTTCCAGACGGACAAGAACTTCATTCCCATATTCATACACGGGGCTGTTGAAGAGATCACAGGACATACCGAAGAAGAACTTATGTCCAGGGGTAAGTGGAAAGAGATAATCCTTCCTGAAGATCTGCCTTTAATCCTCAAAGAAGAAGAAAGGATTCGGGATTCACCGGGTAGGAAATATGCCAAAGTTGATTTTCGCATAATACACAGAGACGGAAAAATCCGATGGTTACATGAAATTTATCAGAAAATCCTGGGAAAAGATGGGAAACCGAAATTCTACCAGGGCACAATTTATGATATAACCGAAAGGAAAGAAACCGAAGAATTTCTTGCGAACATTAAAATTGCCCGCCAGAGAGAAATTCATCACCGTATCAAGAATAATCTCCAGGTAATCTCTTCCCTGCTGGACCTCCAGGCTGAAAAGTTCAATAACATGGAATGCGTTACGAATTCTGAGGTACTTGAGGCCTTCAGGGAAAGCCAGGACCGGGTACTCTCTATTTCTTTAATCCACGAAGAATTGCATGAAGGCGAGGGAACTGAGAAGCTTAACTTTTCGCCATACCTTAAGAAACTCATCGGAAACCTTTTCCAGACTTACAGGCTTGGAGATGCAGCTATCAGCCTCAAAACGGAGCTGGAGGAGAATATTTTTTTTGACATGGATATTGCTGTACCTTTAGGGCTAATTGTCAATGAACTGGTCTCCAATTCCTTGAAACATGCGTTTTCCAATGGGAAAAACGGAGAAATTCGGATCAGACTTTCCAGAAACGACAAGCTCAGACACCTCAGAGAAGGAATAGGTCAAGAAGGCGAAAGTACAGAATTTAACCTTACAGTATCGGATAATGGCAAAGGTATTCCGGAAACCGTAGACTTCGAAAATCCTGAAACTCTTGGCCTGCAGCTGGTAAGCATTTTGGTTAATCAGCTGGAAGGTGAAATCAAACTGAAAAGAGAAAACGGAACCGAGTTCAGCATGAGGTTCAAAGTGAAAAATAAGTTATAA
- the amrS gene encoding AmmeMemoRadiSam system radical SAM enzyme, with the protein MIKEAMLYEKIGDNKVHCKLCAQSCKISQGKRGFCGVRENRDGELYTLIYGTVSSEAVDPIEKKPLYHFYPGSYAYSVGSIGCNFRCKHCQNWSISQICLEDAYTMDIPPDELIQRALLSRSSSIAWTYNEPTIWHEYTYECAKLAKEAGLGTIYVTNGYMTPDALRHIAPYLDAANIDIKAFTEKFYHDVASAKLAPVLESSALAKQLGIHVEITNLIIPGVNDSLDEIRELSKWVYKNLGPETPLHFTRFHPQYKMQNLSPTPVKTMQEACKIATEEGMKYVYMGNVPGSDRNNTFCPNCGKMLIKRGYFDIEKYEITPEKTCPKCGEHIPIVGEYAGSKNVPGEYGY; encoded by the coding sequence GTGATAAAAGAAGCCATGCTCTACGAGAAAATCGGAGACAATAAAGTGCACTGTAAGCTCTGTGCCCAGAGTTGCAAAATTTCTCAGGGAAAAAGGGGCTTTTGTGGAGTCCGGGAAAACAGGGATGGAGAACTATATACTCTTATCTATGGGACGGTTTCAAGCGAAGCAGTTGACCCTATCGAAAAAAAGCCACTTTATCACTTTTATCCTGGGTCTTACGCTTATTCAGTTGGGTCAATAGGATGCAATTTCCGCTGTAAGCACTGTCAGAACTGGTCGATTTCCCAGATCTGCCTGGAAGATGCTTACACAATGGATATCCCACCTGACGAACTTATTCAAAGGGCACTTCTCTCCCGCTCAAGCTCAATTGCCTGGACCTATAATGAGCCCACAATCTGGCACGAGTATACCTATGAGTGTGCAAAACTGGCAAAAGAAGCAGGGCTTGGAACAATCTATGTGACAAATGGGTATATGACGCCTGATGCCCTCAGGCATATAGCGCCCTATCTGGATGCCGCGAATATCGATATTAAAGCATTTACTGAAAAATTCTATCACGATGTCGCCAGCGCAAAACTCGCTCCTGTGCTCGAGTCTTCTGCCCTTGCAAAGCAACTTGGAATACATGTTGAGATTACAAACCTCATTATCCCCGGTGTAAACGATTCCCTTGATGAGATCAGGGAACTTTCAAAATGGGTATATAAAAACCTCGGACCTGAGACCCCCCTGCATTTTACCCGGTTTCATCCTCAGTACAAAATGCAGAATCTCTCCCCGACGCCTGTAAAAACCATGCAGGAAGCCTGTAAAATTGCAACCGAGGAAGGGATGAAGTATGTTTACATGGGCAACGTCCCTGGCAGTGACCGCAACAATACTTTCTGCCCGAACTGCGGAAAAATGTTGATCAAGCGCGGCTATTTCGATATTGAAAAGTATGAGATCACACCTGAGAAAACCTGCCCGAAATGTGGGGAACACATTCCCATAGTAGGTGAATATGCAGGTTCAAAAAATGTACCGGGTGAATACGGATATTAA
- a CDS encoding Nudix hydrolase has product MAELITEVDKNDNFLGLREREEFYSGKHIHRAAQLILLNPENKMLIQKRAPQKRWFPGRYTYSVSGTVANESYEACMAREMLEEIGISVPFQKLFKIPCIVENKGAFHMVFSGLCSEKNASLIRPDPEEAVSVEWVELEELHRDIKTEPEKYTPSLREGIIKIFHEGCEKYIF; this is encoded by the coding sequence GTGGCAGAGCTAATCACTGAAGTTGACAAAAATGATAACTTTCTCGGGCTGCGCGAACGAGAGGAGTTTTATTCGGGAAAGCATATTCACAGGGCTGCCCAACTTATCCTTCTCAACCCTGAAAATAAAATGCTCATCCAGAAAAGGGCGCCTCAAAAGCGGTGGTTTCCGGGCCGTTATACATACTCAGTAAGCGGTACTGTAGCAAATGAATCTTATGAAGCCTGCATGGCACGGGAAATGCTTGAAGAAATAGGAATCTCGGTTCCATTCCAAAAATTATTTAAAATTCCCTGCATCGTCGAAAACAAAGGAGCCTTCCATATGGTATTTTCAGGCCTTTGTTCGGAAAAAAATGCAAGCTTAATTCGGCCTGATCCGGAAGAAGCTGTATCTGTAGAATGGGTTGAACTTGAAGAACTGCATAGGGACATCAAAACTGAACCTGAGAAATATACGCCTTCCCTGAGAGAAGGAATTATAAAAATTTTCCACGAAGGGTGCGAAAAATATATTTTTTGA
- a CDS encoding twin-arginine translocase TatA/TatE family subunit: protein MIGTQELMIIFAVVVLLFGAAKLPELARSMGSSVGEFKKAQKESEKSLKEFEKSITEPTTPMNKVQETAQKLGIDIRGKTNDQLLDEIQRASEKPKEVSEP, encoded by the coding sequence ATGATAGGCACACAAGAACTCATGATTATTTTTGCAGTAGTTGTACTCCTTTTTGGGGCAGCTAAACTTCCGGAGCTGGCCAGGTCCATGGGAAGTTCAGTGGGCGAATTCAAGAAAGCTCAGAAGGAATCCGAAAAAAGCCTTAAAGAATTTGAAAAATCCATAACAGAACCCACAACTCCAATGAACAAGGTACAGGAAACTGCCCAGAAACTCGGGATTGACATAAGAGGTAAGACCAACGATCAGCTTCTGGATGAGATCCAGAGAGCCTCAGAAAAGCCAAAAGAGGTCTCAGAACCCTGA